The DNA sequence CAATCTTGTTGGAATCCAACGTCACCCGGAAGTAGTACTGGTTGCGCTCGTCCTTCAGCGCCACCGACTTCTCCGACAGGATGGGGTGGATCAGCACTCGCTTCTCAGCCACCGTACACCTCCTGCAGGCGGGCCACCGCGCTCTTCTGCAGCACGATCACCTCGCTGCCCACGATGTCCCGCACGCTGGGCTGGTCCGCCGGCTTAAGCTCCAGCTTGTAGATGTTGCGCGCCGACAGGTACAGGTTGCGATCCGTCCCCGCGGTCAGGAACAACACGCGCCGTCCTTCCAGGGTGAAGGCCTTGAGCAGACCGGCCATGGCCTTGGAGGCCGGCTTGTCATAGCTGAAGTCCTCGACCACGACGACCTTCTGCTCCCGGGCGCGCAGCGTATAGGCGCTCATCTTGGCCAACTGGCGAACCTTCTTGTTGACCTTCTTCTCGTATTCGTGGGGCTGGGGTCCGAAGACCGTGCCGCCGTGGCGGTACTGCGGGGCCCGGCTGGTGCCCTGCCGCGCGTTGCCCGTGCCCTTCTGCTTGTAGGGCTTGCGACCGCCGCCGCTGACCAGGCAGCGGTTCAGCGTGGCGTGGGTGCCCTGCCGCTTGGCGGTCTCCTCCGACACCACCGCCAGGTAAACGGCGTGGCCGTTGGGGTTCTCGATGTTGAACACGGCATCCGGCAGCTCAATGCGCTCGCTGGTCGGGGAGCCGTCCTTCTTGTGGATGATCACGTCCATGACGTTCCCCTTACTTCTGGATTTCCAGGAGGCCGTTGCGCGCGCCCGGCACCGCTCCCTTCACCAGCAGCAGATTCCGCTCGGCGTCCACCGCCACAACCTTGAGGTTGGA is a window from the Candidatus Delongbacteria bacterium genome containing:
- the rplD gene encoding 50S ribosomal protein L4; protein product: MDVIIHKKDGSPTSERIELPDAVFNIENPNGHAVYLAVVSEETAKRQGTHATLNRCLVSGGGRKPYKQKGTGNARQGTSRAPQYRHGGTVFGPQPHEYEKKVNKKVRQLAKMSAYTLRAREQKVVVVEDFSYDKPASKAMAGLLKAFTLEGRRVLFLTAGTDRNLYLSARNIYKLELKPADQPSVRDIVGSEVIVLQKSAVARLQEVYGG